Sequence from the Prionailurus bengalensis isolate Pbe53 chromosome A3, Fcat_Pben_1.1_paternal_pri, whole genome shotgun sequence genome:
GGTCCTGCTGTCCACTCGTGGGGCAGCAAGATCAAGGAAATGGTCATGAATGTCAAAACCCCGAAGGGAGGGCGAGGTGTCCCATCCCTCATTCTGGAACAGGGGGATTAAAGATATAATGTGAGAGCCTGATCCCTCTTGCTGGGCAATTTCTAAGAGCAGGGCAGCACTTGAGCCTGCGTCTCACCTCTGGATGCTTAatttgattttagtaatttgttttttgttgttgttgttgttgttacagatACATGCTTTCCCCTACACCATGGTTTCTGCTCAGTTTCCTCTCAATAGCTTCCGTCTGCAGGAAGAGCGGCGATAACACAGGTAAATTAAGTAAACTCCAttcagattattaaaaaaaaaaaaaaaaaagacctcattCTTACCCACATGGAAGTTTCAGCTTCCTCATGAAATCTTCCATCCCAGCTGCTAGAAGTGAGGGCTAAAGAGTGAAATGGCTGTAAGCAGTTCCAGGGGGCGAAAACCAGCTTCGAGTGCATTAAAGAAACATCCTCTTAAAACAATTCCAAACTTTACACTTCCCGGTTCTTGAATTCtgataaacataaatgaaaagttTTGTTTGCCAAACTTTCGAGGTCAACCTGGGCCAGATGGCTGGACAGCACACAGCATGTGAACACTGCTCTAATTTTCCAACTCAGAAAGTTGAGTTTTAAGAGGACCTCTGTCcaagaaaaagcaaatttctaTTAAGTAAATGATTCACGGAGCAAAGGAAAATCCGAATGCCAGAGCAGACCATCACATTTAGGTAGCTttattctctccccccccacccccacccgagaAATAACTACAACTGACTGGTAATTCACTTACGGGGTCAACTAGCAGGGGTTTTGTTTTGAGCGAATTTCCTCACCAGACACACCCCACCTAAACTGAAAGAGCCAAGTGAGCCCATTCAAATGCTAATCCCAGTTCTACTGGGTGAGACAAAGGGCCAATTTGGAGCCTAGTGAGTCGGGAATGCTTGGGAGAACTTGCCAGAAACGcctctggggaaaagaaaaaaggtagtgGAGCCCCAGTGTCTCAGGTAGTTAGAGGGTTTGAAGTGTCTGTAGGGCAAAATCtcttccctggggggggggggggggggtccagggcACTTCctcgggggtggggcgggggggggggggaaagctgGCATATTTCTCAGCTGTTCTGGATCATCTCTGATGGCTGTTccaccctgacacagggctggagggggggaggggggggagggtgggtgaggggcgtGTGGGTGGGTCACGGGGTTTCACAACCGGAGGCACTTTAGGAAAGAGGGCAGACTATCTGTGTTCCTAGACGGGGACTTCCACCCCCCAATAATGAGCTTGATGTGTATTGCTGACAGTCAGGAAAGCAAGTGTCTCAACATCCAGGCTTTTGTTCAAAAACAGACCAAGACCGAGGTGAACATTGTGGGCTTGGGCACTGAGGACTTCCTAAAAACCTCGTGTATTCTCCCTGCGACACGGCAACATGCTAATTCCTCCAATGAAAAACCTAGCTCTGCAGGCCaagcagacccccccccccccccactacccgGTCTGGGAAGACAGCTCCCGCACGGAAAAGCACACCAAAAACCAGCCAAGCAAACCCTGGCTTCTTGTGCAGATTCACCAAAGACGTGGCACTTGGTGAACACAGGCTGCTAAGACGttaccacaggaaaaaaataacacgTAATGCCACAGAAGGAGCCATATGCCCACTGGTGACCTGAAGTAGAAATTTCAACTTCGGAGAGCTCCATCTCACTTAGGCAATTTCACACTGGTAAGCCAAAGGCAGCGCGCGCCTGGCCCTGCTGCGCCACCTCGGCAGCCTCCGGACTCCTGACCCCTCCCCGCGGCCCAGGGAAGCCCCCTGCTACCAAACCGCCCTCCGCGTCCATACTAGTGAAGACACACAGGCACCCAGCAGCCATTTGCGCCGCAGCCAGCATAACTAAGTTCTGGCGCGCCGCGACTCCTTTCCCCGAGAGGAGACCTGGAAGGAGGACCAAGAAAAGTGTGTTCCTTCCGGCCGCATCCTTCCCCTAGGAGTTTAAGAACCCGACTGATCCTTTCCTTTCGAGCCTAAACACGGTTCACTCCCCCGTCCCCCCAAATCCTTCTCCGCAGACTAGCCCAAACCCGCGCAAAGCGAGACGCACGCGCGCACCAAGAAAACATCAATTTCCATACCGGGTGAGGTTttgtaaaatacatttcatttgtcAGTCTTTTCCTCCAGGATTGGCAAGTAAGACACACTTTACGCACCGAAGACGCGTTACCGGATTGCAGCCGTTTTTGTGCTCGGACACCAGGGCGGTTTCACCTCCAGGTTATGGATTCCAAACTTAGCTCCACCCGAGCCGAAAATGGCCGGTGCGCCGCCTCCCCTCCCCGAGGCTGCCGAAGCCGCCGCCGGCCCCTGCCCCCTCTTGACCGATCCCCCAAGGACTTGCGTCGGATCGGATCCAACACCTTTCCCCGGTGCGGTAGTGCCGTGCTCTTTGGGGACGCATTGTAGGGTACCCCGCTGAAAGACGCGATCCCCTCTCCAGCCCCGTTCTTGTGCCGCTTTACCTTTCCGCTCGGCACCGCCTCGCGGGCCTCTTAGCCCCTCTCTTCTATCCCCAGGTCCGTGCGCAAACAGCCCCAGACCTCTCCAGCCAGGCTGCACCCGGCCCCGCCGCCAGATCAGCTGCGCCAAAAGGTTAGCGATGCCCCGACGTGACCAAGCCCGCGCCACTAACCCTGGTAGCCGGTAGGGGCATCCCCTAAGACTCCCGTACCTTCTCTGCCAGCCCTCCAAGTACGCGTGATTCGTGGGGAACCGCGGGCGGTCCCGAGGAGGTCGGCTCTGGAGCGCGCGGGCAGGTGCGCACGCTCTTTGCAGCGGACTCCCCGCCCCGTGAGCGCCCGGAGAGGGGTGGTGGCGGCCAGGACTAGCGCACAGCCGCGGGGCGCACTGGCGCCGAGGTCCCGCGGCTCCAAATTGGCAGCGCTGGGAcctgggctccaggctcggagtgTCTTAAAGCGCCGGGCGCGACTTTTCCCGGCGCCGGCAGTCTCCGGAGTTCTCGCCCAGTCCCGGTGTGATTACTTTTGGCACATTGCAACAGTGTCGCTACAGCGCGGCCGCTCTCGCACGGTGAAAGTTGGCGCGCGCACCTCCGAACCACGTTTCGGGCGCCTGCCAAGGCCAACCGGTTTGAGGCCAGTGTttaagaggggggaaaagagCGCATGAAACAAGTGACTTACCCGTGCCTTTTCGGTGTGCAGCTGGAAACCTGGGGCGCGCCGGGGATTCTGGGCGCGCGTCCTGGACACCAGCTCGGAGACCTCAGGCTGTCTCCAGCCCGGCGCCAGGAGCGCACCGTCGTGCAACAAGCCTTtggccacctgggcgcccccgGCGCCGTCCCGGCGCCCAGGGGAGCCTTTCCCAGCCTGCCGGCggcacccccacccacctcccggGCTGGCTAGCTGAGCCTGCTGTCTTCCCGCCTTCCTCCTaacctgcctctccttctccctcctctcctcccgcGGGCTCCCACACCGACCCCAGGCTTCCCCAGTTTAGCGGTGGGCAACTAACCTGAGTCAAAGAAAACAAGGAGAATCTGGACGGCGTCCTCCATTAGTGACGCCGGATGGGGATGGGTCCCCTCTTGGAAGGGGACTCCGGGGATGGGTCGCGGCGGGTGGGCTTCTTCGGCTTGCAGCGGCGCTGctgcttcttctcctcctcctttggcTCCTCGGACTCCTCGGGGTCCCTCGGATCCTTGTCCTCGGGCTCGCGCTCGGgctcctccccctgcctgggGTTCTGGGGCTCCTGAGTGCTGGGCTGCGCGCGACTCGGGGAGGCGTCGGGGCTCCGCAATCTCAGAGCGTGCAGACGCTCGGTGAGAGATTGGCCGAAGGTGGTGTGCTTGGGCACCACGGGGCCGCGCTCGTCCTCGGGCTCGGTCTCGGGCTCAGTGGCGGGGGCGGTCTCAGGCTCGGTCTCGAAGTCGGTCTCGGATTCGATTTCAGACTCTGTCTCGGTCTCGCTCTCGGATTCGTAGTCAAACTCTTCCTCGTACTCTAGGCACTCGGGGAGGGACAGCTCGAGGTCTGCCTCCTCGTGCTCGTGGTCAGATTCGGGGGGCTCGGGGAACACCTGGGCGCCGGAGCGGTGGTGGGCGTTAAGGAAGCTCCGGCGCTGCTGGGCGGCCGCGCGCTGCTGGGCGCGGGCGTTGGAGGTGGCAAGGGCGCGGAGGAGCGCAATGGAGCAGGAGAGCCAGAGGAGCGCGGTGGCTGCCCGGCGGCCGATAGGTGGGCACAGATCGTTGTAGTTGTGGCGAGCTCGGCGCCACTGCTGAGCCCGGGACCTACGATCCATTCTCTTAGGCGCACACCGAGAAGCCCACCCGCCCTCTGGCTCTGCAGAGAGCGGCTCCGATGCGCATCGGCTGCTGGAGCCGAAAAAGGTGCACCCCACGAGGTGAGAAGCTGGGTCCGGAGGTCCCAGCCCCACCTCGGCGTGAGGGGGGAAAAGGGAAGCACCTACCTTCCTGACCACTCAACTTTCTAAAGCTCCGCGCCTCCGCTCGCCTCTCTGAGCAAGAAGAAGGGATGggaaaagggggaagagagagtctGTCTCCTCCCAGGCTCCTCTCTCTAAGTCTCAGCCTCTGCGGTCTAAGACCCGGGAGAGGTGCCTCCGCTGGTCCTCTCGCCTGGGAGAggaatgaggagactgaggcggGGAGGGACGCGGCGGAGAGGTTCTGCAAAGTTGCGCGCCCGGACTTCAGCCGGGCATGTGCAGTAAGGAGGCGGGGGCGCCTCCCCGCGAGCTGCGCTGTGGCGCCGAGCCCGTGGCGCAGACCCTAGTGGGCCGGCAGGTGGCAGGAGGGAACCTTGTTTGGAAGGATTGGGGCGAAGCGAGGGGCGGGGGCCCTGGCGGGTGCCAAGGAGCAAAACGAGTGAGCGAGCTAGCCACAGGTTAGGGTGGGTATGGGTTCTCCGAGGGGTCCATACCCCTCCTCGGCCGCAGCATCCTCGgtaaaataaagctgaaaaccAGACCGCTAAGTTGCAGATACTCGGCGGAATGAAATGAGGGTCTATGCGTGGGTATTAATGATCCAGCCACAGGCGATTTCCAAGGGCTTAATAGTTTGAGGATGGTAACCTCAGGCAGTCATTAATCAGGAAACCACCTTTGGCGGATCTGTTACAGAGACTGTAATTAAGAGCGTTTGGGAAAAAtactcgccccccccccccccccccagtctcaaCTGGTTAATTACCTCATGGACAAACAAGCATCTTTCCAAGGAAGGGCCCCCACAGGCGGGGTGATGGGTTGCAAGTCCACAAACCCATCAGTGGACCGCCATGAGCTCTGGCTGAGATCGGGCGCTGGAAGACAGACTTTAATTAGCTGGAACCACTAGTTAAGAGAAGTCGTTCCGAGCTGATATTCAGCAGGTCTAGTCAGTTCTCTGCCCCTGTGGGGCGCTGCAGGCTGGTCAGCTATCAAGCAGATCTCATGGGGTACCCCTTAAAGCTCTTTCGTTTCATACAGAGATAGGTTTTCAACAAAGCTAATTCATTCGGCgaatatttattgactgcctaGCATGCGCCAGGCTCTGCTCCAGGtgctggagttaaaaaaaaaaaaaagaaagaaagaaaaacgaaAACTTACATTAATTAAGGAAAGGCTAGTTAGGACTAATCTGCTGGTAATCAGAACGTTAAACGACTCAGAATCCCTCCTTGCGCACCAATGCTTGATCCAGCTCGGGTTCTGCAGGAGAAAACTATCGGGTAATCAGAGTCTTGGGGCTGGGTGGTGGCTACCCACCCCAGACCCTGTTGAACCCCGACGGCTAAAAGGTTGGAGGAAATGAATACATCTCTTTCTCAGCCCTGCAAAATCAAATGCGTCCTCCTGAAGGGGGATCCTTGGAGTTATTATATCTTTGCTCAGGAAAGGATGGTCCTCCGGAAGCTTTTGAGCTCCCTCTGTGATCCGACCGCCTCTTCTGGGTTGTGCACGATGGCTTCCCTGGTGAGGTGTGGACCACAGTGGTGTAATTCAGAGCCAAATCGTCTTCCTAGAGGCCCTGGATGTGTCAACAAAGTTGCTCTGCGTGGGACAGGTGGGgttttgctggtttgttttgtttttgtctttgactcAATGTGGGGGAGCTTTGGAGAAGCATGACCTCTCGTTAATTCTGGTTTCCCTTTCGAGCTTGTCTACCAGGCTTTCCCTCCTGGTGCTCCCTCCTTGGTGTCTAAAGAGTCCTGCCTCTCTCTACAGCGGTTAGGCGGCCTGGTGGAACTCATCCTCATATCGCCAGCACCATGCCCGCATACAGCTGTCAAATCCAGAGTATAGACCTTAGCAAGATTCCAGCCACCGCTGGTGCCatgttgaggtttttttgtttgtttctgcatcTTGGCTGGGGACATTCTAGAATGTTCCTGACCTGGCTTCTTGGCTGTGTCTCTCTTGCATCTTGTGTTCTTCGAGTTAGTTTGTGGCATTCAAGTACTGATTGGTCTAATCAAGTGGCATTGATTTGGCAAACCCCATACAAGGACACGTGTCTGTAGTCTAGCTGTGCCCCACTCTCACACTCTGCAGAGAAACTGAAAGCGTTTTACTGTCACAAGTGCCTGGCTGCCACCATCATGTGGAAATTAGTGTGGGACGCCGGACGGGCTGTTTGGAGCCGCCCAGCTCAAATCCTTCTCGCTCGGCCCCCGGTGAGGAGGGACGGCTCTAAAGGTTTTACTCACGTTGACCCACCTGCTTTATTCGTTTCAATTAGCGCAGCCTCCCTGACGGCGTAAGGAACATAAAGACATCGTTCAAGTGGTTTTTCAAGGCacgctgggaaaaaaaaaaaaaaatcaggaatatgTGGGTGCCGGTGAATGCCCTTTCAATGGAGACGAATGCCAGCTGTCAGCAACGAGGTGGATTATGATTCTTTAGGGTTCATAAGAAAGTACTCCGTTTTTCAGAAGGAGTGCTCTATGCCTGTAATGGAGATGGCAGCCGCGAGCTGATCCACTAATACAGATACACGGAGATTGCCTGCGTTATTAACAAATGTGCGTTACATAATACGTATTTTTGGACTAGATTCTGCATTAGTAATGCACTTTCTTTGCAAGATGCATTTTAATCAGCAAATGAACATTTAACAAAACACTGCATTTTAGAGCCCCAGTCCTGTACGGTTACAAATACATTTCGGTACGCATTCCGCACGGGCTCCTGGAGCAGCAGGACCGCACTGAAATACTGTTCCATCTCGCACTTAGGGCCGAGGTCGAGCAAATGGATCTGGGCAGAAAATGCTGTTTAAAATGCATTACGTGCATGACTTTAAAAAGTGCTTGCTGCAGAGTGAATTTCAAAAAGGAGCAAGCCAGTGATGAACGACCTCGTGTTGTTAGCAGGCTAAGGAGCGAGGGGCTCTGTCTGTCTGCCGGTAAATAAAGTGTGGTCATATGTCACCTTCGCGCTCTGCCGGAGGGAGGCTCCTCAACCTGTCGGACAGGAAAGCGTGGTTCCCGGGCCATCAGAGCATCATACAATAAGGTTCTGATTGGGATGAATTGCGGAGAACATTGTCTTCAGCCCCTTAAAGGATTGTCCTGTGGAACGGGCACTGAGATGTATTTTATGTGGCTCCAGAGGGCAAAATTATAAGCTATGGGTAGTAGTTACAACAGGCAGATTTCAGCTCAACCC
This genomic interval carries:
- the LOC122467219 gene encoding neuroendocrine secretory protein 55; this encodes MDRRSRAQQWRRARHNYNDLCPPIGRRAATALLWLSCSIALLRALATSNARAQQRAAAQQRRSFLNAHHRSGAQVFPEPPESDHEHEEADLELSLPECLEYEEEFDYESESETETESEIESETDFETEPETAPATEPETEPEDERGPVVPKHTTFGQSLTERLHALRLRSPDASPSRAQPSTQEPQNPRQGEEPEREPEDKDPRDPEESEEPKEEEKKQQRRCKPKKPTRRDPSPESPSKRGPIPIRRH